A stretch of Hydractinia symbiolongicarpus strain clone_291-10 chromosome 9, HSymV2.1, whole genome shotgun sequence DNA encodes these proteins:
- the LOC130657343 gene encoding uncharacterized protein LOC130657343 isoform X1, whose product MGSISSVCTKKRIIDVTSQRIFTEEEVNVLRRQWPVMMTNVDQNAVNLFMNLFTINRNLMTKFDFAAGYYFDAEKTLNDARLVYHVRRVYQLVDMIIGALDDQLKYNEVMKMIEGIGEVHMKYKIHTVDFEDFTEAFLMNLAEVLRGTFDEKSKTIWRKLITEIVFHVGSYNRNDQLSRSSLNGKR is encoded by the exons ATGGGTTCTATATCTAGTGTTTGCACAAAAAAACGAATCATTGACGTGACAAGTCAACGGATATTCACTGAAGAAGAAGTCAATGTTTTACGTCGACAATGGCCTGTTATGATGACCAATGTGGACCAAAATGCTGTCAATTTGTTTATGAA CTTGTTTACAATCAATCGAAACCTGATGACGAAATTCGACTTTGCGGCTGGCTACTACTTTGATGCCGAAAAGACGTTGAACGATGCTCGCTTGGTATATCACGTGAGGCGAGTGTATCAACTAGTTGATATGATCATTGGTGCATTGGATGACCAATTAAAGTACAATGAGGTTATGAAAATGATTGAAGGTATTGGAGAAGTGCATATGAAATATAAAATCCATACAGTAGATTTTGAG gattTCACTGAAGCGTTCTTAATGAACTTAGCAGAAGTTCTAAGAGGCACCTTTGACGAGAAATCAAAAACAATATGGCGAAAATTGATTACAGAGATTGTCTTTCATGTGGGAAGCTACAACAGAAATGATCAATTAAGTCGATCGTCTTTGAATGGAAAAAGATAG
- the LOC130657343 gene encoding uncharacterized protein LOC130657343 isoform X2, whose protein sequence is MGSISSVCTKKRIIDVTSQRIFTEEEVNVLRRQWPVMMTNVDQNAVNLFMNLFTINRNLMTKFDFAAGYYFDAEKTLNDARLVYHVRRVYQLVDMIIGALDDQLKYNEVMKMIEGIGEVHMKYKIHTVDFELRRHRNRFDRPDVSEVNIVSMFVGGYEPLMRLILVGFH, encoded by the exons ATGGGTTCTATATCTAGTGTTTGCACAAAAAAACGAATCATTGACGTGACAAGTCAACGGATATTCACTGAAGAAGAAGTCAATGTTTTACGTCGACAATGGCCTGTTATGATGACCAATGTGGACCAAAATGCTGTCAATTTGTTTATGAA CTTGTTTACAATCAATCGAAACCTGATGACGAAATTCGACTTTGCGGCTGGCTACTACTTTGATGCCGAAAAGACGTTGAACGATGCTCGCTTGGTATATCACGTGAGGCGAGTGTATCAACTAGTTGATATGATCATTGGTGCATTGGATGACCAATTAAAGTACAATGAGGTTATGAAAATGATTGAAGGTATTGGAGAAGTGCATATGAAATATAAAATCCATACAGTAGATTTTGAG CTTCGGAGGCATCGCAATAGATTCGACAGACCAGATGTTAGCGAAGTTAACATAGTCTCCATGTTTGTAGGAGGTTATGAGCCGCTAATGCGGCTGATTCTTGTTG gattTCACTGA